The following proteins are encoded in a genomic region of Rhizobium sp. CCGE531:
- the dut gene encoding dUTP diphosphatase, producing the protein MTIHTDISPTVKLIRLPHGEGLELPAYETKGAAGMDLRAAVEDGAALTLAPGKRALVPTGFIFEIPDGFEAQIRPRSGLAFKNGITCLNSPGTIDSDYRGEVKVLLINLGEEPFEISRGMRIAQMIIAPVTQARIVEATEASETKRGAGGFGSTGV; encoded by the coding sequence ATGACCATTCACACCGATATCAGCCCGACCGTGAAGCTCATCCGCCTGCCGCATGGCGAAGGCCTGGAGCTGCCCGCTTATGAAACCAAGGGTGCCGCCGGCATGGACCTGCGCGCGGCGGTCGAGGACGGCGCAGCGTTGACGCTCGCTCCGGGGAAACGGGCGCTCGTTCCCACCGGCTTCATCTTCGAAATCCCGGATGGCTTCGAGGCGCAGATCCGCCCCCGCTCCGGCCTCGCCTTCAAGAACGGCATCACCTGCCTGAACTCGCCCGGCACGATCGACAGCGATTATCGCGGCGAAGTGAAGGTGCTGCTCATCAACCTCGGCGAAGAGCCTTTCGAGATCAGCCGCGGCATGCGCATCGCACAGATGATCATCGCGCCGGTCACGCAGGCCCGCATCGTCGAGGCGACGGAGGCGAGCGAAACCAAGCGCGGCGCCGGCGGCTTCGGCTCGACCGGCGTGTGA
- a CDS encoding Lrp/AsnC family transcriptional regulator, whose product MGVPNASLSLDEIDQRMLEALARNARISLKELAEAAGLSSPSAAERLRRLEERGIISGFTVDIAPEAIGYPLQAIVRIRPLPGQLHVVERIIQETSEFIECDKVTGDDCFIGRLVVRSMGELDGILDKIAERAETNTSMIKATPVKRRLPPLSR is encoded by the coding sequence ATGGGTGTTCCTAATGCTTCCCTGAGTCTCGACGAGATCGACCAGCGAATGCTGGAGGCGCTGGCGCGCAATGCCAGGATATCGTTGAAAGAGCTTGCGGAAGCAGCCGGTCTTTCGTCGCCGAGCGCGGCGGAGCGGCTGCGCCGGCTGGAGGAGCGCGGCATTATCTCAGGCTTCACGGTCGATATCGCGCCGGAGGCCATCGGCTATCCCCTGCAGGCGATCGTTCGCATCCGGCCCTTGCCCGGCCAGCTGCATGTCGTCGAGCGCATCATTCAGGAGACCTCGGAATTCATCGAATGCGACAAGGTCACCGGCGACGATTGCTTCATCGGGAGGCTGGTGGTGCGCTCCATGGGCGAACTCGATGGCATATTGGACAAGATCGCCGAGCGCGCCGAGACGAACACCTCGATGATCAAGGCGACGCCGGTCAAGCGCCGCCTGCCGCCGCTTTCGCGTTAA
- a CDS encoding ABC transporter substrate-binding protein: protein MMKFLAVLALAFVGLVPVAAEARIITDAAGRTVSVPDKINRILVAGPPAAALVYVLAPEKLVGWVHAPDDAAKAYLLPSARSLPTIGRLTGKDGTTSSQAVMDAKPDIILDAGTVDPTYKALADKVQSETGIPYILIDGSFARTADTLRDVGALIGVEDRANKLADYTDAAIKDLNEKLATLPNDPRPRVYYGRGADGLETGLSGSINLEILDAVGTMNVAAAAGKGGLAKVTVQQVVGWNPDIIIAESPAFAVSVKSDPQWAGIKAVKDGKIFVPPSLPFGWFDSPPGVNRLLGMRWLEKLVYPKLFRSDFSDDVKHFYKLFYQVDLTNDQLAALLKGVK, encoded by the coding sequence ATGATGAAATTTCTTGCGGTTCTCGCGCTGGCCTTTGTCGGCCTGGTGCCGGTCGCGGCCGAAGCGCGAATCATCACCGATGCAGCCGGCCGCACGGTGTCCGTCCCAGATAAGATCAACCGCATTTTGGTGGCTGGACCGCCGGCAGCCGCGCTAGTCTATGTGCTGGCGCCCGAGAAACTGGTGGGCTGGGTTCACGCGCCCGATGACGCCGCCAAGGCCTATCTGTTGCCATCCGCGCGGTCGCTGCCCACGATCGGGCGCCTGACGGGCAAGGACGGCACGACCAGTTCGCAGGCCGTCATGGACGCCAAACCAGACATCATCCTCGATGCCGGCACGGTCGACCCCACCTACAAGGCGCTGGCCGACAAGGTACAGAGCGAGACGGGCATTCCCTATATTCTTATCGACGGCAGCTTCGCCCGCACCGCCGATACGCTTCGCGACGTCGGCGCCCTGATCGGCGTCGAGGACCGTGCCAACAAGCTGGCCGATTACACCGATGCGGCGATCAAGGACCTGAACGAGAAGCTCGCGACGCTGCCGAACGATCCGCGCCCGCGCGTCTATTATGGCCGCGGCGCCGATGGCCTGGAAACCGGGCTCTCCGGCTCGATCAATCTGGAGATCCTCGATGCCGTCGGCACGATGAACGTCGCCGCTGCCGCCGGCAAGGGCGGTCTCGCCAAGGTGACCGTACAGCAGGTCGTCGGCTGGAATCCGGATATCATCATTGCCGAGAGCCCTGCTTTCGCGGTCTCGGTGAAGAGCGATCCGCAATGGGCTGGGATCAAGGCCGTCAAGGACGGCAAGATCTTCGTGCCACCGTCATTGCCCTTCGGCTGGTTCGATTCGCCGCCCGGCGTCAACCGGCTGCTCGGCATGCGCTGGCTGGAGAAACTGGTTTATCCGAAGCTCTTCCGCAGCGATTTTTCCGACGATGTGAAGCACTTCTACAAGCTGTTCTATCAGGTCGATTTGACCAACGATCAACTGGCGGCATTGCTGAAGGGCGTGAAGTAA
- a CDS encoding nuclear transport factor 2 family protein, with protein sequence MTTMSFTKKEAPEWLLAFWQEIDDKTFGEGFNCFAEDATCNLGIADWKGRDTIRENLRAFIDTGFTALHDVTEYWDGGSLKVFRGTVTMTPDDRTQAVVKPVMTHFFYMDEADPTKVRHWYGSVGPIAFG encoded by the coding sequence ATGACGACGATGTCATTCACCAAGAAAGAAGCCCCTGAATGGCTGCTGGCCTTCTGGCAGGAAATCGACGACAAGACCTTCGGCGAAGGCTTCAATTGCTTCGCGGAAGACGCAACATGCAACCTCGGCATTGCTGACTGGAAGGGGCGCGACACCATTCGCGAAAACCTGCGCGCCTTCATCGACACCGGCTTCACCGCATTGCATGATGTCACCGAATATTGGGACGGCGGATCGCTGAAAGTGTTTCGCGGCACGGTTACCATGACGCCCGACGACCGAACGCAAGCCGTGGTCAAACCGGTCATGACGCACTTCTTCTATATGGACGAGGCCGACCCCACCAAGGTGCGTCACTGGTACGGATCAGTCGGGCCGATCGCGTTCGGATAG
- a CDS encoding peptide chain release factor 3 produces the protein MAESLAEAVSRRRTFAIIAHPDAGKTTLTEKLLLFGGAIQLAGEVKAKKDRMQTRSDWMKIERERGISVVTSVMTFEYEGNVFNILDTPGHEDFADDTYRTLTAVDAAVMVIDAAKGIEPRTLKLFEVCRMRDIPIITFINKMDRESRDPFEILDEVEEKLALDTAPITWPIGRSKTFCGSYHLASNTVRGSDTEVTATPVNGPRTVADRLPENERKAFIDETELAIEACRPFDRESFLEGHMTPVFFGSALRNFGVRDLINALGAFAPPPRDQVADIRTVHATDDKMTAFVFKIQANMDPNHRDRIAFARICSGKLERGMKARLSRTGKQLGLTAPQFFFASQRQLADTAYAGDVVGIPNHGTLRIGDTLTEGESLVFQGVPNFSPEILRRVRLEDAMKAKKLKEALQQMAEEGVVQLFSPEDGSPAIVGVVGALQLDVLKERLMAEYGLPVSFEMSRFSVCRWISADQSVDLEKFVTARRGDIARDLDGDPVFLAQDGFSLRYEAERYPAIKMVAIKEYHAVKAA, from the coding sequence ATGGCCGAAAGTCTCGCCGAGGCGGTCTCCCGCCGCCGCACATTTGCTATTATCGCTCACCCGGACGCGGGCAAGACGACGCTCACCGAAAAGCTGCTGCTGTTCGGCGGCGCCATTCAGCTTGCCGGCGAGGTCAAGGCGAAGAAGGACCGCATGCAGACGCGCTCCGACTGGATGAAGATCGAGCGCGAACGTGGCATCTCGGTCGTCACCTCGGTCATGACCTTCGAATATGAAGGCAACGTCTTCAACATTCTCGATACGCCCGGCCACGAAGACTTCGCCGACGACACCTATCGCACGCTGACGGCGGTCGACGCCGCCGTCATGGTCATCGATGCCGCCAAGGGTATCGAGCCGCGGACGCTGAAGCTGTTCGAAGTCTGCCGCATGCGCGACATCCCGATCATCACCTTCATCAACAAGATGGACCGCGAAAGCCGCGACCCCTTCGAGATTCTCGACGAGGTGGAAGAGAAGCTGGCGCTGGATACGGCGCCGATCACATGGCCGATAGGCCGCTCCAAGACCTTCTGCGGCTCCTATCATCTGGCATCCAATACTGTTCGTGGCTCCGACACCGAAGTCACCGCGACCCCCGTCAATGGCCCGCGGACCGTTGCCGACAGGCTGCCGGAAAACGAGCGCAAGGCCTTCATCGACGAAACGGAACTTGCAATCGAGGCGTGCCGGCCCTTCGATCGGGAATCCTTCCTTGAAGGCCACATGACGCCGGTCTTCTTCGGCTCGGCACTGCGCAATTTCGGGGTGCGCGATCTCATCAACGCGCTTGGCGCATTCGCGCCGCCGCCGCGTGACCAGGTCGCCGATATCAGGACGGTTCACGCCACCGACGACAAGATGACGGCCTTCGTCTTCAAGATCCAGGCCAACATGGACCCGAACCATCGCGACCGCATCGCCTTTGCGCGCATCTGCTCCGGCAAGCTGGAGCGCGGCATGAAGGCGCGGCTGTCGCGCACCGGCAAGCAGCTCGGTCTCACCGCGCCGCAGTTTTTCTTCGCCTCGCAGCGCCAGCTCGCCGATACCGCTTATGCCGGCGATGTCGTCGGCATTCCAAACCACGGGACGCTGCGCATCGGCGATACGCTGACGGAAGGCGAATCCCTCGTCTTCCAGGGCGTGCCGAACTTCTCGCCGGAAATCCTCCGCCGCGTGCGCCTCGAGGACGCCATGAAGGCGAAGAAGCTCAAGGAAGCGCTGCAGCAGATGGCCGAGGAAGGCGTTGTGCAGCTCTTCTCGCCCGAGGACGGCTCGCCCGCCATCGTCGGCGTCGTCGGCGCCCTGCAGCTTGACGTGCTGAAGGAGCGGCTGATGGCGGAATACGGCCTGCCGGTTTCCTTCGAAATGTCGCGCTTCTCCGTCTGCCGCTGGATCTCGGCCGATCAGTCCGTCGATCTCGAAAAATTCGTCACCGCGCGCCGCGGCGATATCGCCCGCGATCTCGATGGCGATCCGGTCTTTCTCGCCCAGGACGGCTTCTCGCTGCGCTACGAGGCGGAACGTTATCCGGCTATCAAGATGGTCGCAATCAAGGAATATCACGCCGTCAAGGCGGCGTGA
- a CDS encoding helix-turn-helix transcriptional regulator, which translates to MSSSGLNLRLPNELGPQLRAWRDTRGKSQLELSLDTGISQRQISFIESGRSTPGRQNVLRLADALDVPFRERNTLLLAAGYAPIYSEGSFDDREMQGVTNALKRMLRQHEPFPAVVMDRYWNVLMTNDATLRFFGQFIDMAARPAPRNLLHLMFDPSGMRPFIPDWKTTAESLLGRVFRESVGRVIDARTKELIDSLLAYPDVDAEWQTSPAIENAPIIPLSFVKDGHILRFFSLVTTVGTAQMITTQELRVECMFPLDDATEAHYAELMNAAAEQ; encoded by the coding sequence ATGAGTTCTTCCGGCTTAAATCTGAGACTGCCAAACGAACTCGGCCCGCAGCTGCGCGCATGGCGCGACACGCGCGGCAAGAGCCAGCTTGAGCTTTCCCTCGACACCGGCATTTCGCAACGCCAGATCAGCTTTATCGAAAGCGGCAGGAGCACGCCCGGCCGCCAGAATGTCTTGCGTCTCGCCGATGCATTGGACGTGCCGTTCCGCGAGCGCAACACGCTGCTGCTTGCCGCCGGCTACGCACCGATCTATTCGGAAGGAAGTTTCGATGATCGCGAGATGCAGGGCGTTACCAACGCGCTCAAGCGCATGCTGCGTCAGCATGAGCCTTTTCCGGCGGTCGTCATGGACCGCTACTGGAATGTCCTGATGACCAATGATGCCACCCTTCGCTTCTTCGGCCAGTTCATCGATATGGCCGCACGTCCGGCGCCGCGCAATCTCCTGCATCTCATGTTCGATCCCTCGGGCATGCGGCCCTTCATTCCGGATTGGAAGACGACGGCCGAAAGCCTTTTGGGGCGCGTCTTCCGCGAGTCCGTCGGCCGTGTCATCGACGCGCGGACGAAGGAGCTCATCGATAGCCTGCTCGCCTACCCCGACGTGGATGCCGAATGGCAGACATCGCCGGCGATCGAGAATGCGCCGATCATTCCCCTGTCCTTCGTGAAGGACGGGCATATCCTGAGATTTTTCTCGCTGGTCACGACGGTCGGCACCGCGCAGATGATCACGACCCAGGAACTGCGGGTCGAGTGCATGTTTCCGCTGGATGACGCCACGGAGGCGCACTACGCGGAACTGATGAACGCAGCAGCGGAGCAGTAG